The DNA sequence TCAAACACTTAGAACACAAAACTAACCTGGCCAATGCATATATGCCTAAATGAATTCCCCAACCACAAAAAAAAGCAAAGCTGCAATACTGTGTAGAACTAATAACAAAgcacattcattcataaaagcaataatagtaataataataacaacaagaACATCCACATGGTCAAACACCCCCGCCGTCCCGAGCTACCAGGTCCATACCCATATGTTTTCCGCCAATTTCAATATCAAAGAAAACTTTATTGGTAACTTCTTCCAGCTCCTCCAACTTCTTCTCCTGTTATACAGCATTCACCACTTACTCGAGTTAATAGTCATCTAAAGGcacccaaaaagaagaaaaaaaaatttaagaaataattcgTAAGCCTCCGTTTACATGAACCAAAAAGTAGTTTCCAACCTCCTGGCGCTGACTTCTGGTAACAATTTGCTCAGATGAGGCTCCGGTATCGCTTAATCTATTCTGAAATTgacaccaaaacaaaaatttataagaaaaactaCTTGTGCATATTTTCTGAATCTCCCGGGGGGTGGGTAATACCCGGAACAGCTAGTCATGATTCTATGCAATTTATAGCATCAGATGCGCAGACAATCTGCATGGAATTAGCCACTTCAATGGGATCCTTTTATTCTGGTTGATCTCCATGAACATTTAATAGCAGGGCGGAAGTACCTGAATGATAGCTAGGGTTCCGAACAAAATCAGGACCCACAAAAGAGCTAGTGTCACCAACTTTGTTGTGGTGGCCATGCCTTCAGGCTTTTCAGCTCCGAGGATGTTTGAGTTTAGACGCTGCGATATTGGATCGGTTTTTGGGCTTTTATTCaagcattttgataatttgactgtaaaataattatggtGCGTGGATGTAGTTATAGTCAGCTGATATACGAGCTTGAAGAACCAactagtatttttgtttttaattttatttagtgaGAAATTATTCAGGTtgaccactttttttttatccgaAAATAACTAATCGAGCATGAGAAATTTGGTATGAATAACggaattgtttatttatgttatgtgaCCAACGTTTTATGATTTTAGTTATAATTGCTATAAAATGTTTCATGGACGAGTTACGCTATTTATATGTTTGAACTGTAACATATTATAGTTcgatttgataataaaatatatattttttttatgaaatttttaatatttataaaataatattaatattttgaatatttttttatatgctgATGTGTGTTTAGTGTGCAATGTCaacaaattattcataaatttatttttcataaggtgaAATGTTGacttaatgaaaataattaccGGGAAATGAATGAAAACAGTGTTAATATCTTAGTTTAAAACCTGAAGAAGTTTGAGGTAATCCACGACTATTTTTGCCAAGTATCTCTTTTATATAAGAATCTATAGCGAGACAACCGTTGCTGTCGGTCACGTCCAACGATCCAGCTTCAAACACTCCCGAGTTATAGGCAACCTCGTAAGTCACAACtttcaccctctctctctctctctctctctctctctccccccattCACCTTGTAGAATTCTCCAAACGCATTGAAAAGCCAATAACAGAGTGGGAGAGCGAGTTTTTGCGTGTTTCAATGGCGAGTTACAAGTACAAGATGTTGGGGTTCAGTAGGAAGTTCAAAATGAACGAGGTGGGCCCACCGGCCGACGTGAAGAAAGCGTTCTCGAAGTTCGCCGAGGGTGGCGACCACATGTCCGCCGACCAGCTCCGTCGCTTTCTAGTGGAGCACCAGGGCGACATGGACAGCACCGTGGCCGATGCGGACCGAATCATAGAGCAGGTTCTACATGAACGCCGCGATGCGAGCGAAGGCCTTTCCCTCTCcgatttctttcattttctgtttcACAGTGATCTCAACGGCCCCATCAAATCTCAggtcaactctctctctctctctccctgttgCTTTGGTATTCCTCTGTTTGGTCAACGAGGAAATTCGGAAAATGAATTCAATCTAATAGTGTTTCTAGTTATTATTCTTAACATTAGGGTatctaggaaaagaaaattattgcCTAATAAGGGTTCATTCGACGATCTCGCTTAgagagattttttgtttttgttccctTCTTTCAATCATAACGCAGCAGTTTGGTGTGGAATGAAATTGATATGGTAACAGTGAGACCTCTAGCAcatatctaaaactatctcacaGATTGTTCACCAGTTTTAGATATAATAACAATCGTACGTATGCATTGAAATGGATCACTTATTGTTAAGGGAAAGCTTGACaaagaaactttgataggtcctttttagtttttattaaagCAGCCCTATTGTTGGTAAATGTCAAATAGACAGTTTATTTTCATCCGAAGGTTTGTTTATCAGAACATGAAAGACCCCCAAACAACTTCTGTTGCTGGTCTTGGACACTAATGTGTTGATAAGAATGTATCGTTGTCTTTGACACGTTATCATTTACTATCATTATTTGAAGAATTCAAAATAAGAACAAATGTAGGTTTGTTATTGACATATTATATGTGTGATTTCAGGTACACCATGATATGACTGCTCCATTGtcacattatttcatatacACAGGGCACAATTCCTATTTGACAGGGAATCAACTCAGCAGTGATTGTAGTGACGCACCAATCATAAAGGCATTGCAGAGGGGTGTGCGAGTAATTGAACTTGATATATGGCCAAATTCTACAAAAGATGACGTCCTTGTTCTTCATGGAAGGTATAAGTTAATTCTCAAATCTCTCATTTAGTGATGTGATTGTTCTTGTGTGTACATTTGTGGCTGTGCTATAAGATGTTTAAGTATCTACGGGGACCCAAGTCCCAATGGCAGAGGAATTTCTTACAAAACAGCATATGTTACTACACTGaggatgatcatcatcatcattatttctTATCTATCTATTTTAGCAACTCCCATATCTATCTTATTTTGTCGCACCACTTTCTGAATAACTGTAGGACCTTGACCACTCCTGTGAAGCTCCTCAAATGTTTGCAGTCCATTAAAGAGTACGCTTTTGTTAAATCTCAATACCCTGTCATTATAACTTTAGAAGACCACCTTACCCCTAACCTTCAGGCCAAAGTTGCGGAGGTTagacctctctctctttgtctctcactattatttaaattcaagGTGTTTTTTTTCATTGTGACCGCAATTCACTTTGCATGTAGATGCTCATTCAAATATTTGGAGAAATGCTGTATTATCCCCAGGCAGAATGCTTAGCTGAATTACCATCACCAGAATCATTAAAACATCGAATTGTTATTTCTACCAAACCGCCAAAAGAATACCTGGAATCTAAGGATAGCAAGGATAAGGAAAGTATCTTGACTGGTGAAAGGGCATCTGGAGGGGAAACACCAGGTTTTATGGCTGAGCAAGAAGTGAACGAGAGAGTGAGCTGGAACATGATGTATAAGTTTGCAGTTTGAATCTCAAAGCATGCTTATTTACATCAACTCTTTTGATGTATGGCAGAGTGACAGCGATCaagatgatgaagaaattaGTGCGTGTGATCACAAATCAGGCCAACGAGGAGCACCAGAATACAAATGCTTGATTTCAATCCATTCTGGGAAACCAAAGGGTAGTTTAAAGAACGCATTAGAAGTTGTAGCTAACAAAGTTAGACGTCTTAGTTTGAGTGAACAAGCACTTGAGAAGGCTGCCACAAATCATGGCACTGATGTTGTAAGGTATCTATTTAACATACTTGACAGCAGATAGTTGCAATATAATTTAGCgttcttattttttctctcgCTTGGACAACTCTTTCTGGTATCAGATTTCATGCTTTGTAGGTTCACACAGAAACATGTACTAAGAGTATACCCTAAAGGAACGCGTTTCACCTCCTCTAATTACAAGCCACATGTTGGGTGGATGCATGGGGCCCAGATGGTTGCGTTTAATATGCAGGTTAGGTTCAAATTTCATCATTCAAATGAATCTTGCTGCGCTGTATTCTACTAAGCTTCCAATTTTCTAATCAGTATTTTGTTTATCTGATAGCGTGGATGAATATGGGAGGGAATGCTTACagtgtaaatttgtaataagatTTTCCTTTACCACATTTCTTTCATGCCATATGAGGGCTCTTTATTTACTTCTCACTTGAGTTTGATGGCaaagtttttcttctcttctgtTGTCAAGTCATTTGCCCATGTGAATGTGAATTGACATAAGATAACTGTCACACAAAAGAGGGACAATGGTAAACAAGAGAACAATAAAGGTATTTGATTAAAGGATAACCCTTTTGTAAAGAAGGCTTTGGAAGGTCAATTCTAAATCAAGAAATGATTAGTCAGCATGAAACTACAAGGTCTTCCAAGTAAACCATCATCGTGATCCCCACCAGAGAATTATCATTAACTTGTGAGCTTTCCTTTACCAGGGATATGGCAAATTGCTTTGGTCAATGCAAGGGATGTTCCGAACCAATGGAGAGTGTGGTTATGTGAAAAAACCTGATTTTCTGATGCAGAAGGGTCCACATGATGAGGTGTTCGATCCTAAAATAACCTTGCTAGTGAAGAAGACATTAGAGGTGTGAAGAATGTTTTAGCTTAGAACCAAATGTGGTTTGTCTAATGACCCTTTCTTATCATTtaagttgattatcaggtgaAAGTCTATATGGGAGATGGATGGCACTTGGATTTTAGCCAAACACACTTTGACTCATTTTCTCCTCCGGATTTCTATACAAAGGTATAGTTATATTGTACAGTAAATATACGTgtgacatgcatttttttttttttagatttaatcatcataaaattcatgactttAAATGCTGGTCAGCTCTATACATACATTTTTTCATGGGTGGAGTCTTGAAACATGTTGTACACGTACAAAATGATAGTTGTTTTTGGCAGGTTCGCATTGTTGGGGTGCCGGCTGATGTTACCAAGAAGAAAACGAGGATAATCGAGGATGATTGGGCTCCTTTTTGGGATGAAGAATTCAAATTCCCTTTGACAGTTCCTGAGCTCGCCCTGCTTCAGATTGAAGTACGCGAGTATGATAGGTCTGAGAAGGATGACTTTGGAGGGCAGACATGTTTGCCTGTCTCGGAACTAAGACCGGGGATTCATGCTGTCCCACTTTATGACAAAAAGGGAGAGAAACTAAAATCTGTGAAGCTTCTAATGCAGTTTCAGTTTGTTTAGGATTTCGGATGTCATTCATCCCGGACAGATGGTCTTGCTACGAGTCCATGTTACATTTTTACAGGGTTTCATTCTTGGATTAGAGACCTCCACCCATTGGGAATCAAGGCCTTTTTAAACAAGATGCTTTCTCTATTGTCgtactaatttaatttatacattaaagaaatattaaaagaagGTTGGGGCGGGAAAGAGAAGGCTCTGGCTAGCAACAAATAAGAAGTAGAGCGGGTCCGTAATAAATTCACCCACATAAATCACGTGGTCTTGAATCACACTCCAACAACTATACTTTTGGCATTTAACTATGTATGACGTGTGTTACTAAATTCACCCACCTAAAGTCTTCTGGAAAACTTTAATGCtcttgtttggattgagaattaACAGAAGCCAATTCCTTCcttaaagattataaaaaaatagaaaataaaaaaaagttttccgAATTGAACAATAATTGCTGTCgaggttataatttttttttttaaaaaaaaaaaagatagtaccttaattttattgataattctCACTTACATAACAAAAAAATCGTGATtacgataaaaaaaattagagatttacagatatttaaaaaagactAAAATTCAGCctcaaaaatcataaacataaaACCAAAATTACAAGACTTCAAAAACAACAaagaccagaaaaaaataaacctataaaaaataaattgcaaGAAAATATTAGCACAAAcagatagtaaaataataataaaaataaaagtaaataaattatacgTCACTAAGATATcctcaaataaaaaagataaaatttattcttcCAACAAATACCTCTTAACTTACTGGACAGCTCTCCTGTTTCGCAAGAAAATCTGTCGAGGTTATACCTTATCTCAATTCTTAAAGTAAAGCAAAAGTAGCACTTGAATGCAACTTTCCACCTTGTTCGAGTGACAGAAGTGTCGCAACGTGTAGAACATGAACATTTGTTGTTTTCACGAAGCCCAATCCCAACAAGTCGACTGAGGTTCCGTTAAAGGAGTGAAGTgattagatattttatgaagaatagtaaaaaataataaattataaaaaaaattgttttctaaattgtaaaatattgcTGTCAGTGTTCGAGTGACTGACGTTTCACAACGCGCagaatatgaacatttgttgtTTTCCTCCCCAACAGGTCGACTGTGAGACTTTTCAAAGCCTACTTTTTTTCGTTGATCCGACCAAAGCCTCCCGCGTGTATAAATGTTCCGCTTGGGTCCCACACCCatcatttcctttcttcctGTAAATATTATAAACCGCCCTGATCATTGTCAAAACCATTTTCCTCATCTGATCAGGGAGTAAAcctgagctctctctctctctctcgtccacACTCCCTGTATCTAGAATTCCACTATCCCGATGTCGAAACAGACCAACAAACAGACCTACAAAATATGCTTCTGCTTCCGCCGGCGGTTCCCGCTAACCGCAACGGAAGCACCGGACGAGGTCAAAAGCCTGTTCGACCAGTACTCGGAGAATGGAGCAATGTCCGTTGACCATCTCCGGAGGTTCTTGATTGAGGTCCAGAAGGAAAGTGACCTTACCGTAGAGGACGCTCAGGCCATCATTGACTCTCTCGGCCACCTCCACGAGCTCCGGCACCTCAATATTTTTGCCCGAAAATGCATCACTATCGAGGCCTTCTTCAAGTACCTCTTCTCTGACACCAACCATCCTCTCCCGCCTGCTAGGGTAATGCTCATGCTCTTCATTTGTTGTTTTtctaatatgtgtgtgtgtgtgtataactTAGACACTGTAATttgtatttgttatatttaAAGGCTCTGTTGGCTGTACGGAATTCTAATTCCACGTTTAGTCGTGAGTAcaatataaaaaggaaagagaggaCAATGCTAACGAGTTTGATGGTTTCTGCTGA is a window from the Juglans regia cultivar Chandler chromosome 7, Walnut 2.0, whole genome shotgun sequence genome containing:
- the LOC108991835 gene encoding phosphoinositide phospholipase C 6-like isoform X1, yielding MASYKYKMLGFSRKFKMNEVGPPADVKKAFSKFAEGGDHMSADQLRRFLVEHQGDMDSTVADADRIIEQVLHERRDASEGLSLSDFFHFLFHSDLNGPIKSQVHHDMTAPLSHYFIYTGHNSYLTGNQLSSDCSDAPIIKALQRGVRVIELDIWPNSTKDDVLVLHGRTLTTPVKLLKCLQSIKEYAFVKSQYPVIITLEDHLTPNLQAKVAEMLIQIFGEMLYYPQAECLAELPSPESLKHRIVISTKPPKEYLESKDSKDKESILTGERASGGETPGFMAEQEVNERSDSDQDDEEISACDHKSGQRGAPEYKCLISIHSGKPKGSLKNALEVVANKVRRLSLSEQALEKAATNHGTDVVRFTQKHVLRVYPKGTRFTSSNYKPHVGWMHGAQMVAFNMQGYGKLLWSMQGMFRTNGECGYVKKPDFLMQKGPHDEVFDPKITLLVKKTLEVKVYMGDGWHLDFSQTHFDSFSPPDFYTKVRIVGVPADVTKKKTRIIEDDWAPFWDEEFKFPLTVPELALLQIEVREYDRSEKDDFGGQTCLPVSELRPGIHAVPLYDKKGEKLKSVKLLMQFQFV
- the LOC108991835 gene encoding phosphoinositide phospholipase C 6-like isoform X2 → MASYKYKMLGFSRKFKMNEVGPPADVKKAFSKFAEGGDHMSADQLRRFLVEHQGDMDSTVADADRIIEQVLHERRDASEGLSLSDFFHFLFHSDLNGPIKSQVHHDMTAPLSHYFIYTGHNSYLTGNQLSSDCSDAPIIKALQRGVRVIELDIWPNSTKDDVLVLHGRTLTTPVKLLKCLQSIKEYAFVKSQYPVIITLEDHLTPNLQAKVAEMLIQIFGEMLYYPQAECLAELPSPESLKHRIVISTKPPKEYLESKDSKDKESILTGERASGGETPGFMAEQEFESQSMLIYINSFDVWQSDSDQDDEEISACDHKSGQRGAPEYKCLISIHSGKPKGSLKNALEVVANKVRRLSLSEQALEKAATNHGTDVVRFTQKHVLRVYPKGTRFTSSNYKPHVGWMHGAQMVAFNMQGYGKLLWSMQGMFRTNGECGYVKKPDFLMQKGPHDEVFDPKITLLVKKTLEVKVYMGDGWHLDFSQTHFDSFSPPDFYTKVRIVGVPADVTKKKTRIIEDDWAPFWDEEFKFPLTVPELALLQIEVREYDRSEKDDFGGQTCLPVSELRPGIHAVPLYDKKGEKLKSVKLLMQFQFV